One region of Caldimonas thermodepolymerans genomic DNA includes:
- a CDS encoding RNA methyltransferase translates to MTADPTRFILLHTSHPGNVGAVARAMKVMGFSDLVLVAPRHADVLVQEEAVAMASGAADILVRARVVGTLAEALDGVTYACATAMTPRDFGPPTHAPRELFAGLAGSRHRVGFVFGSERYGMSNEDVYRCHATLSIPTNPAYGSLNLSQAVQVIAYEWRQALGGYGAPARAPDPALASAQAVQGLLAHWEQALVEIGFLDPAAPKKLVPRLNQLFNRAQVTEEEVHLLRGIAKAMQQAARK, encoded by the coding sequence ATGACCGCCGATCCGACCCGCTTCATCCTGCTCCACACCAGCCATCCCGGCAACGTCGGCGCCGTCGCCCGGGCGATGAAGGTGATGGGGTTCTCCGACCTGGTGCTGGTGGCGCCGCGCCACGCGGACGTGCTGGTGCAGGAGGAGGCCGTGGCCATGGCCAGCGGCGCGGCGGACATCCTGGTGCGCGCCCGCGTGGTGGGGACGCTGGCCGAGGCGCTGGACGGCGTCACCTACGCCTGCGCCACCGCGATGACGCCGCGCGACTTCGGCCCGCCGACCCACGCGCCGCGCGAGCTGTTCGCGGGCTTGGCGGGCAGCCGTCACCGCGTGGGCTTCGTGTTCGGCTCCGAGCGCTACGGCATGAGCAACGAGGACGTCTATCGCTGCCACGCGACGCTTTCCATCCCGACCAACCCGGCTTACGGTTCGCTGAACCTGTCGCAGGCGGTGCAGGTGATCGCCTATGAATGGCGCCAGGCGCTGGGCGGCTACGGGGCGCCGGCGCGCGCGCCCGATCCGGCGCTGGCCAGCGCGCAGGCGGTTCAGGGGCTGCTGGCGCACTGGGAGCAGGCGCTGGTGGAGATCGGCTTCCTCGATCCGGCGGCGCCGAAGAAGCTGGTGCCGCGGCTGAACCAGCTGTTCAACCGCGCCCAGGTGACCGAGGAGGAGGTCCACCTGCTGCGCGGCATCGCCAAGGCCATGCAGCAGGCCGCCCGCAAGTAA
- the cysE gene encoding serine O-acetyltransferase produces the protein MFRHLREDVACILERDPAARTTWEVLTCYPGLHALVMHRWAHWCWTHGLRWLGRFISHVSRFLTGIEIHPGARIGRRVFIDHGMGVVIGETAEVGDDCTIYQGVTLGGTSLNRGAKRHPTLGRGVIVGANAQVLGAFTVGDGARIGSNAVVVKEVPPGATAVGNPARIIQKDSDAQREAAAARMGFSAYGVTQSDDPVSQAIRGLVDNAASQEHQIALLWQAVERLSQGTVPTEAHTTEQFDPEPLNRLVR, from the coding sequence ATGTTCCGGCACCTGCGAGAAGACGTCGCCTGCATCCTGGAGCGCGATCCTGCGGCGCGCACGACCTGGGAGGTGCTGACCTGTTACCCCGGCCTGCACGCGCTGGTGATGCACCGCTGGGCGCACTGGTGCTGGACCCACGGCCTGCGCTGGCTGGGGCGCTTCATCTCGCATGTCAGCCGCTTCCTCACGGGCATCGAGATCCACCCGGGCGCGCGCATCGGCCGGCGCGTGTTCATCGACCACGGCATGGGCGTGGTGATCGGCGAGACCGCCGAGGTGGGCGACGACTGCACCATCTACCAGGGCGTCACGCTGGGCGGCACCTCGCTGAACCGGGGCGCCAAGCGGCATCCGACGCTGGGACGCGGCGTGATCGTCGGCGCCAACGCGCAGGTGCTGGGTGCCTTCACGGTGGGCGACGGCGCGCGCATCGGCTCCAACGCGGTGGTGGTCAAGGAGGTGCCGCCGGGGGCGACCGCGGTCGGCAACCCCGCGCGCATCATCCAGAAGGACAGCGACGCGCAGCGCGAGGCGGCCGCCGCGCGCATGGGCTTCTCGGCCTACGGGGTGACGCAGAGCGACGACCCGGTCTCGCAGGCGATCCGCGGGCTGGTCGACAACGCGGCCAGCCAGGAGCACCAGATCGCGCTGTTGTGGCAGGCGGTCGAGCGGCTGTCGCAGGGCACGGTGCCGACCGAGGCCCACACCACCGAGCAGTTCGACCCCGAGCCGTTGAACCGGCTGGTCAGGTAG
- the mog gene encoding molybdopterin adenylyltransferase: MSDFDPVRIGVVSISDRASSGVYEDKGIPALQDWLGRAVRNPIHWETRLVPDEQERISATLRELVDQARCDLVLTTGGTGPAPRDVTPEATLAVADKVMPGFGEQMRQISLQFVPTAILSRQVAVIRGRALIINLPGQPKSIAETLEGLKDADGNPVVHGIFAAVPYCIDLIGGPYIETDESVCKAFRPKSAQRPPRTAT, encoded by the coding sequence ATGAGTGACTTCGACCCCGTGCGCATCGGCGTGGTCTCGATCAGCGACCGCGCCTCCAGCGGTGTCTACGAGGACAAGGGCATCCCCGCCCTCCAGGACTGGCTGGGCCGCGCCGTGCGCAACCCGATCCACTGGGAGACCCGGCTGGTGCCGGACGAGCAGGAGCGCATCAGCGCGACGCTGCGCGAGCTGGTCGACCAGGCCCGCTGCGACCTGGTGCTGACTACCGGCGGCACCGGCCCGGCGCCGCGCGACGTCACGCCCGAGGCGACGCTGGCGGTGGCCGACAAGGTCATGCCCGGCTTCGGCGAGCAGATGCGCCAGATCAGCCTGCAGTTCGTGCCCACCGCGATCCTGTCGCGCCAGGTCGCCGTGATCCGCGGCCGCGCGCTGATCATCAACCTGCCCGGCCAGCCCAAGTCGATCGCGGAAACCCTCGAGGGCCTGAAGGACGCCGACGGCAACCCGGTGGTGCACGGCATCTTCGCCGCCGTGCCCTACTGCATCGACCTGATCGGCGGCCCCTACATCGAGACCGACGAGTCGGTCTGCAAGGCGTTCCGACCCAAGTCTGCGCAGCGCCCGCCGCGCACCGCTACCTGA
- the yjgA gene encoding ribosome biogenesis factor YjgA: MSSDLTDDFDDDGRDARPSKTQRKKEMHELQALGEALAEMPDERLERLELPESLRDALREYHRTRSHEGRRRQMQYIGKLMRRVDPEPIREAIAEMRLGHAMDTLVLHQAEHWRAELIASDDAVTRWIAEHPGCDVQQLRSLVRAARKDAAASPEQRNGRAYRELFQFIKPLLQEPQDE; this comes from the coding sequence ATGTCATCCGACCTCACCGACGATTTCGACGACGACGGCCGCGACGCGCGGCCGAGCAAGACCCAGCGCAAGAAGGAAATGCACGAGCTGCAGGCGCTCGGCGAGGCCCTCGCCGAGATGCCCGACGAGCGCCTCGAACGGCTGGAGCTGCCCGAGAGCCTGCGCGACGCGCTGCGCGAGTACCATCGCACCCGCTCGCACGAGGGGCGCCGCCGCCAGATGCAGTACATCGGCAAGCTGATGCGCCGCGTCGACCCGGAGCCGATCCGCGAGGCCATCGCCGAGATGCGCCTGGGCCATGCGATGGACACGCTGGTGCTGCACCAGGCCGAGCACTGGCGGGCCGAGCTGATCGCCAGCGACGACGCGGTGACGCGCTGGATCGCCGAGCACCCGGGCTGCGACGTGCAGCAGCTGCGCAGCCTGGTGCGCGCGGCGCGCAAGGACGCCGCCGCCTCGCCCGAGCAGCGCAACGGGCGCGCCTACCGCGAGCTGTTCCAGTTCATCAAGCCATTGCTTCAGGAGCCTCAGGATGAGTGA
- the pmbA gene encoding metalloprotease PmbA, which produces MPHTSSSTPAQGFAYTQDQFRELVEEALACARRLGASDAAVEVSEGAGLSVSVRKGDIENVERNRDKSLGVTVYIGQRRGNASTSDFSRAALEQTVQAAYDIARFTAEDPAAGLPDEQDLALGEAATRDLDLFHPWAIEAAEAAELAMRCEAAALQTDARITNSEGAAVSAQQSHFFAGNTRGFRGGYASSRHSLSVAPIAGRGDDMQRDAWYTSMRDPRDLASPEAVGRYAAERALSRLKSRKIPTCTCPVLFEAPLAAGLLGSFVQATSGGALYRKATFLADSLGQQVFPEHVDIHEDPHLPKGKGSAPFDDEGVVTRARDVVRAGRVEGYFLSSYSARKLGMRTTGHAGGSQNLFLTSRLTRPEDDLPAMLRKLGRGLLVIELMGQGVNYVTGDYSRGAAGFWVEDGQIAYPVHEITIAGNLREMFRQIVAIGADAYTLGSKTTGSVLVEQMKVAGS; this is translated from the coding sequence ATGCCCCACACTTCCAGTTCCACGCCCGCACAGGGATTCGCCTACACGCAGGACCAGTTCCGCGAACTCGTCGAGGAGGCGCTGGCGTGCGCCCGCCGGCTCGGCGCCAGCGATGCCGCCGTGGAGGTTTCCGAAGGGGCGGGGCTGTCGGTCTCGGTGCGCAAGGGCGACATCGAGAACGTCGAGCGCAACCGCGACAAGTCGCTCGGCGTGACGGTCTACATCGGCCAGCGGCGTGGCAACGCCAGCACCTCGGACTTCTCGCGCGCGGCGCTGGAGCAGACGGTGCAGGCCGCCTACGACATCGCGCGCTTCACCGCCGAGGACCCGGCCGCCGGCCTGCCCGACGAGCAGGACCTGGCGCTGGGCGAGGCCGCCACGCGCGACCTGGACCTGTTCCACCCCTGGGCCATCGAGGCCGCCGAAGCCGCCGAGCTGGCGATGCGCTGCGAGGCTGCGGCGCTGCAGACCGATGCGCGCATCACCAACTCCGAGGGTGCCGCGGTGTCGGCCCAGCAGTCGCACTTCTTCGCCGGCAACACGCGCGGCTTCCGCGGCGGCTATGCCAGCTCGCGCCATTCGCTGTCGGTGGCGCCGATCGCCGGGCGCGGCGACGACATGCAGCGCGACGCCTGGTACACCTCGATGCGCGACCCGCGCGACCTGGCCTCGCCCGAGGCGGTCGGCCGCTATGCCGCCGAGCGGGCGCTGTCGCGGCTGAAGTCGCGCAAGATCCCCACCTGCACCTGCCCGGTGCTGTTCGAGGCGCCGCTGGCCGCGGGCCTGCTCGGCAGCTTCGTGCAGGCCACCAGCGGCGGCGCGCTGTACCGCAAGGCCACCTTCCTGGCCGACAGCCTGGGCCAGCAGGTGTTCCCCGAGCATGTCGACATCCACGAGGACCCGCACCTGCCCAAGGGCAAGGGCAGCGCGCCGTTCGACGACGAAGGCGTGGTCACGCGCGCGCGCGACGTGGTGCGCGCCGGCCGGGTCGAGGGCTATTTCCTGTCCAGCTACTCGGCGCGCAAGCTGGGCATGCGCACCACCGGCCATGCGGGCGGCTCGCAGAACCTGTTCCTGACCAGCCGCCTGACCCGGCCCGAGGACGACCTGCCGGCCATGCTGCGCAAGCTGGGCCGGGGCCTGCTGGTGATCGAGCTGATGGGGCAGGGCGTCAACTACGTGACCGGCGACTATTCGCGCGGCGCGGCGGGGTTCTGGGTCGAGGACGGCCAGATCGCCTACCCGGTGCACGAGATCACCATCGCCGGCAACCTGCGCGAGATGTTCCGCCAGATCGTCGCGATCGGCGCGGACGCCTACACGCTCGGCTCCAAGACCACCGGCTCGGTGCTGGTCGAGCAGATGAAGGTGGCCGGCAGCTGA
- a CDS encoding TRAP transporter substrate-binding protein yields the protein MERRSFLRNTGLAGVLAAGAAPAVVHAQANVRWRLASSFPKSLDSLYGGAETLAKKVADMTGGKFQISVHAAGELVPALGIVDALQNNTIEAGHTVAYYYFGKDDAWALGAGIPFGLNSRQMTAWMYDGNGLKLMREFYSNYNIINFPGGNTGAQMAGWFRKEIKSVNDLKGLKFRIGGFAGRVMERLGVVPQNLPAGEVYQALEKGTIDAAEFVGPYDDLRLGLYKVAPNYYYPGWWEGGPQVDFYISQKAYDSLSSEYKAVLEAAAALVHSEIQAKYDARNPEALKQLVAQKVKLVSFPKSVMDQGFKVCQDLYAELSAKNPAWKKIYGDLEKFRRDLYLWWRFNEAQYDRYMQGVKL from the coding sequence ATGGAACGTCGATCTTTTCTACGCAACACGGGCCTGGCCGGCGTGCTTGCCGCCGGGGCGGCTCCGGCGGTCGTGCACGCGCAGGCCAACGTGCGCTGGCGCCTGGCGTCCAGCTTCCCCAAGTCGCTCGACTCGCTGTACGGCGGGGCCGAGACGCTGGCGAAGAAGGTCGCCGACATGACCGGTGGCAAGTTCCAGATCTCGGTCCATGCCGCGGGCGAGCTGGTGCCGGCGCTGGGCATCGTCGACGCGCTGCAGAACAACACCATCGAGGCCGGCCACACGGTGGCCTACTACTACTTCGGCAAGGATGACGCCTGGGCGCTGGGCGCGGGCATCCCGTTCGGCCTGAACTCGCGCCAGATGACGGCGTGGATGTACGACGGCAACGGCCTGAAGCTGATGCGCGAGTTCTACTCGAACTACAACATCATCAACTTCCCGGGCGGCAACACGGGCGCCCAGATGGCCGGCTGGTTCCGCAAGGAAATCAAGTCCGTCAACGACCTCAAGGGCCTGAAGTTCCGCATCGGCGGCTTCGCCGGCCGCGTGATGGAACGCCTGGGCGTCGTGCCGCAGAACCTGCCGGCCGGCGAGGTCTACCAGGCGCTGGAGAAGGGCACGATCGACGCGGCCGAGTTCGTCGGCCCGTACGACGACCTGCGCCTGGGCCTGTACAAGGTGGCGCCGAACTACTACTACCCCGGTTGGTGGGAAGGCGGCCCGCAGGTCGACTTCTACATCAGCCAGAAGGCCTACGACTCGCTGTCGAGCGAGTACAAGGCCGTGCTGGAAGCCGCCGCGGCGCTGGTGCACTCCGAGATCCAGGCCAAGTACGACGCCCGCAACCCGGAAGCGCTCAAGCAGCTGGTGGCCCAGAAGGTCAAGCTGGTGTCCTTCCCGAAGTCGGTGATGGACCAGGGCTTCAAAGTCTGCCAGGACCTCTATGCCGAGCTGTCGGCCAAGAACCCGGCCTGGAAGAAGATCTACGGCGACCTGGAGAAATTCCGCCGCGACCTGTACCTCTGGTGGCGCTTCAACGAGGCCCAGTACGACCGCTACATGCAGGGCGTCAAGCTCTGA
- a CDS encoding MarR family winged helix-turn-helix transcriptional regulator produces the protein MQKHRSINHASAPDGGLADALVTSAFVTMAVVSRLGAEHDLSLSMVRLLGILADRRPRMTELADYLGLEKQTLSGLVARAEKKGWVARAPNPDDGRATDVFLTPEGTKLVRRLHAQGREALAPLTGALAPEDQQALERLLRRLLAARAAA, from the coding sequence ATGCAGAAGCACCGATCGATCAACCATGCCTCGGCCCCGGACGGCGGGCTGGCCGACGCGCTGGTGACCAGCGCCTTCGTCACGATGGCCGTCGTCAGCCGGCTGGGGGCCGAGCACGACCTCTCGCTGTCCATGGTCCGGCTCCTGGGCATCCTCGCGGACCGGCGTCCGCGCATGACCGAGCTGGCCGACTACCTCGGCCTGGAGAAGCAGACGCTGTCCGGCCTGGTGGCCCGGGCGGAAAAGAAGGGCTGGGTAGCACGTGCGCCGAATCCGGACGACGGCCGCGCCACCGACGTGTTCCTGACGCCCGAAGGGACGAAGCTCGTGCGGCGCCTGCACGCGCAGGGGCGCGAGGCGTTGGCCCCGCTGACCGGCGCGCTTGCCCCGGAGGACCAGCAGGCGCTCGAGCGCCTGCTGCGGCGCCTGCTGGCCGCCCGTGCGGCCGCCTGA
- a CDS encoding efflux transporter outer membrane subunit → MLVLLLAACAGTPPQGPAAVDLPEAWRAPLPHGGSVTALAGWWRAFADPRLAALIERAQAANPDLQAAAARHRQARAWVREARAALLPRLDASATASRGRNLDNVPGASAQSDTRLEASWEIDLFSARRAAADEQAAQAEATRHDWHAARVTLAADVAAAYVDLRLAQAREEVAELDARLAARLADWGRQQQAAGLASASDVARLQAEAAQAAARRSVEHAEAEVALQALALLLGVPAATLAAELQAPPLPADDGLPRRALPEVPPFAVETLPARLLGQRPDVAAAHQRWLAAVARQRSVDAERYPQLSFGALAGQARVSVGGQTAVSSLWSIGPSLSLPLFDGGARRARNEAALAAIDEAAATLQAKWQAAVAEVEEALERVQATRERRHAAAGQAQAWQGIARRTERQAQAGLSSGPQRLAAWRDALAAYDEQLAAQAAHAQAWIGLYRSLGGGWQAEAAVVAGAGEGQR, encoded by the coding sequence GTGCTGGTCCTGCTGCTGGCTGCCTGCGCCGGCACGCCGCCGCAGGGGCCGGCGGCGGTCGATCTGCCCGAAGCCTGGCGCGCGCCGCTGCCGCACGGCGGCTCGGTCACCGCGCTGGCCGGCTGGTGGCGCGCCTTTGCCGATCCGCGGCTGGCCGCACTGATCGAGCGGGCGCAGGCCGCCAACCCGGACCTGCAGGCTGCTGCCGCCCGCCATCGCCAGGCGCGTGCCTGGGTCCGCGAAGCGCGTGCCGCCCTGTTGCCCCGGCTGGACGCGAGCGCGACGGCGAGCCGGGGGCGCAATCTCGACAACGTCCCCGGGGCCTCGGCCCAGTCGGACACCCGGCTCGAGGCCAGCTGGGAGATTGACCTGTTCAGCGCGCGGCGTGCCGCCGCGGACGAACAGGCGGCACAGGCCGAGGCCACCCGCCACGACTGGCATGCGGCGCGCGTGACGCTGGCGGCCGACGTGGCGGCGGCCTACGTGGACCTGCGGCTGGCCCAGGCGCGCGAGGAGGTGGCCGAGCTCGACGCGCGGCTCGCGGCCCGGCTGGCCGACTGGGGTCGCCAGCAGCAGGCGGCAGGCCTGGCGTCCGCCAGCGATGTCGCGCGACTGCAGGCCGAGGCGGCGCAGGCCGCGGCCCGCCGCAGCGTCGAGCATGCCGAGGCTGAAGTGGCCCTGCAGGCGCTGGCCTTGCTGCTCGGGGTGCCGGCGGCCACGCTCGCTGCCGAGCTGCAGGCACCGCCCCTGCCGGCCGACGACGGCCTGCCGCGTCGCGCGCTGCCGGAGGTGCCACCCTTTGCGGTGGAGACGCTGCCCGCGCGGCTGCTCGGCCAGCGGCCGGACGTGGCCGCGGCCCACCAGCGCTGGCTGGCCGCGGTGGCCCGCCAGCGCAGCGTCGATGCCGAGCGCTACCCGCAGCTGAGCTTCGGCGCGCTGGCGGGACAGGCGCGCGTGAGCGTCGGCGGGCAGACCGCGGTGAGTTCGCTGTGGTCGATCGGCCCCAGCCTGAGCCTGCCCCTGTTCGACGGCGGGGCCCGCCGCGCGCGCAACGAGGCGGCACTGGCGGCGATCGACGAAGCGGCCGCGACGTTGCAGGCGAAATGGCAGGCCGCGGTGGCGGAGGTCGAGGAGGCGCTGGAGCGCGTGCAGGCGACCCGCGAGCGACGGCACGCCGCGGCCGGGCAGGCGCAGGCGTGGCAGGGCATCGCGCGGCGCACCGAGCGGCAGGCGCAGGCGGGCCTGTCCAGCGGGCCGCAGCGGCTGGCGGCCTGGCGCGACGCGCTGGCCGCGTACGACGAGCAGCTGGCCGCGCAGGCCGCGCACGCGCAGGCCTGGATCGGCCTGTACCGCAGCCTGGGCGGCGGCTGGCAGGCCGAGGCCGCCGTCGTGGCCGGCGCGGGGGAGGGGCAGCGATGA
- a CDS encoding efflux RND transporter periplasmic adaptor subunit has protein sequence MKRRALLLVAGLVVAAVAGLGWWAAGREAAPATTSEAPAPALAVRPVWPARESWPQALPAAGSIAAWEEVVIAPEIGGLRLAQLHVSVGDRVRKGQLLARLSPGTLEADVAASRAALHEAEAAAAEARRAAGRALSLQGTEVLSAQAIDQAVAAAQAAEARLAAARARAQGDALRLAYTRVQAPDDGVISARPAVEGALVQAGEELMRLQRHGRLEWRAELPGPDLAQVEPGQAARVLVGAQAVSGRVRQVAPQVDLQRRTGIVHVELDPAPGLRAGLFARGEILGAPRPVLTLPDTALLLRDGQAYVFRIEGDTVRQQKVTPGARRGDRVEIRAGLAPDAAVVESGVGFLADGMTVRVVDAPPSSKERP, from the coding sequence ATGAAGCGCCGAGCCCTCCTGCTCGTCGCGGGCCTGGTCGTGGCGGCCGTCGCCGGCCTGGGGTGGTGGGCGGCCGGTCGCGAGGCGGCTCCTGCGACCACGTCCGAGGCCCCGGCGCCGGCCCTGGCGGTGCGGCCCGTGTGGCCCGCGCGCGAGTCCTGGCCCCAGGCCCTGCCGGCGGCGGGCAGCATCGCCGCCTGGGAAGAAGTCGTCATTGCCCCGGAGATCGGTGGCCTGCGCCTGGCGCAGCTGCACGTGTCGGTCGGCGACCGGGTCCGCAAGGGTCAGCTGCTCGCTCGGCTGAGCCCCGGCACGCTGGAGGCCGACGTGGCTGCCAGCCGGGCGGCGCTGCATGAAGCCGAGGCGGCCGCGGCCGAGGCCCGCCGTGCCGCCGGGCGCGCGCTGTCGCTGCAGGGCACCGAGGTGCTGTCCGCGCAGGCTATCGACCAGGCGGTGGCGGCGGCCCAGGCGGCCGAAGCGCGCCTGGCGGCTGCCCGGGCCCGCGCGCAGGGCGACGCGCTGCGCCTGGCCTACACCCGGGTGCAGGCGCCGGACGACGGCGTGATCAGTGCCCGCCCGGCGGTCGAGGGGGCGCTGGTGCAGGCCGGCGAGGAACTGATGCGCCTGCAGCGCCACGGCCGCCTCGAATGGCGTGCCGAGCTGCCCGGCCCGGACCTGGCGCAGGTGGAGCCCGGCCAGGCGGCCCGGGTCCTGGTGGGCGCGCAGGCCGTGTCCGGCCGCGTGCGCCAGGTGGCGCCGCAGGTCGACCTGCAACGCCGTACCGGCATCGTCCACGTCGAGCTCGATCCGGCCCCCGGGCTGCGCGCCGGCCTGTTCGCGCGCGGCGAGATCCTGGGCGCGCCGCGCCCGGTGCTGACGCTGCCCGACACTGCGCTGCTGCTGCGCGACGGGCAGGCCTACGTGTTCCGCATCGAGGGCGACACCGTGCGGCAGCAGAAGGTGACGCCGGGCGCACGACGCGGGGACCGTGTCGAGATTCGCGCCGGGCTGGCGCCGGATGCGGCGGTGGTCGAGTCCGGGGTCGGCTTCCTGGCCGACGGCATGACGGTGCGCGTGGTCGATGCACCACCCTCGTCGAAGGAGCGGCCATGA